The following are encoded in a window of Emcibacter sp. SYSU 3D8 genomic DNA:
- a CDS encoding asparagine synthase-related protein: MTAAPGFVAFIHDDAASPAVDTAVAALGLSGARRVPTADGWLTLWRGEDGNSGDMLVIADGTGGAPSVAVPRDVVQEVPAELSVQIAQHRSYLWLDRERRVRVWTDHTGVSRLYAAAFQGCLAISDCPSPLAALAPELDQAMVASFVVNRWLLADRTLHQGVRALPVASTGALNQDGMSIEAYWRFQPGGQAWEDERELEEEFWRRIRTAVVAHAGQREIMLPLSGGYDSSTLLGVLRAEDLPFQTFSFCDGTPKAGSDAEVAARQAAALGVSHHLYRMDGIDTVALLRGNLENGLRNRALCFELPVYERAAADAHRAFGNPLFMFGEQGFGMGAFRLDSDTDMLGIGAMRTPETLNGCEVLLGTARTTALKGALGAAYADMLQSIPALACPDDAKDWFYYTNLFRADTGPLRVHTAAPYLPFAQPFLDLSLMDFVKHLGAGHRIGKAMFKRVSARHLPEIFALERARNTQAAVNVGAMLERDEASIRDVIRTLSPRIPGLGETDGFDRLLSAAIAEHTAPVTMDRVRENGRAAAGTFYRVLSYCRVLPKPAAQMLRRKLLNRYGWRTSRPVLFLRTLQLAMILDDQFGPAVAASRPQPKAAGENGRTLIPR; this comes from the coding sequence ATGACAGCCGCGCCGGGTTTCGTGGCGTTCATCCATGATGATGCCGCGTCGCCAGCGGTCGACACGGCTGTTGCCGCCCTGGGCCTGTCGGGAGCGCGGCGCGTGCCGACAGCAGATGGATGGCTGACCTTGTGGCGCGGCGAAGACGGCAACAGCGGCGACATGCTGGTCATCGCCGATGGCACGGGCGGTGCGCCCTCGGTGGCCGTGCCTCGTGACGTCGTGCAGGAAGTGCCTGCGGAGCTGTCCGTACAGATCGCGCAGCACCGCAGCTATCTGTGGCTCGATCGGGAACGGCGGGTGCGGGTCTGGACCGACCATACCGGCGTCTCGCGCCTGTATGCCGCCGCGTTCCAGGGCTGTCTGGCAATATCCGACTGCCCATCGCCGCTGGCCGCGCTGGCGCCAGAGCTTGACCAGGCGATGGTTGCAAGCTTCGTGGTCAATCGCTGGCTTCTGGCCGACCGTACTCTGCACCAGGGCGTGCGCGCCCTCCCCGTGGCCAGTACCGGCGCGCTGAATCAGGACGGCATGTCGATCGAGGCCTACTGGCGCTTCCAGCCCGGTGGCCAGGCGTGGGAAGACGAGAGGGAACTGGAGGAGGAATTCTGGCGCCGCATCCGGACAGCGGTGGTCGCCCATGCGGGCCAGCGGGAAATCATGCTGCCATTGTCGGGCGGTTACGATTCATCGACGCTGCTGGGCGTGCTGCGCGCCGAAGACCTGCCGTTTCAGACCTTCTCATTCTGCGATGGCACGCCCAAGGCCGGTTCGGATGCCGAGGTCGCCGCCCGGCAGGCGGCCGCTCTTGGCGTATCCCATCACCTCTATCGCATGGACGGCATCGACACGGTCGCATTGCTGCGAGGCAATCTGGAGAATGGCCTGCGCAACCGGGCGCTGTGCTTCGAGCTTCCGGTTTACGAAAGGGCTGCGGCGGATGCGCACCGGGCGTTCGGCAATCCCCTGTTCATGTTCGGCGAACAGGGTTTCGGCATGGGTGCGTTCCGCCTCGACAGCGACACCGACATGCTTGGCATCGGAGCCATGCGTACGCCCGAGACCCTGAATGGCTGCGAAGTGCTGCTGGGCACCGCGCGAACCACGGCGCTGAAGGGCGCGCTGGGCGCGGCGTACGCGGACATGCTCCAGTCCATCCCCGCCCTGGCCTGCCCGGATGACGCCAAGGACTGGTTCTATTACACGAACCTGTTCCGCGCCGACACCGGCCCGCTGCGGGTGCACACTGCCGCGCCCTACCTTCCGTTCGCCCAGCCGTTTCTTGATCTGTCACTGATGGATTTCGTCAAGCATCTCGGTGCAGGACACCGGATCGGCAAGGCGATGTTCAAGCGGGTGTCGGCCCGTCACCTGCCGGAAATTTTTGCCCTCGAGCGCGCGCGCAATACCCAGGCGGCTGTGAATGTCGGCGCCATGCTCGAACGGGATGAGGCAAGCATTCGGGACGTCATCAGGACATTGTCTCCCAGGATCCCGGGACTGGGAGAGACGGACGGCTTCGATCGCCTGCTTTCAGCCGCCATCGCCGAGCACACCGCCCCTGTTACCATGGATCGCGTACGGGAGAATGGCCGCGCGGCAGCCGGCACCTTCTACCGGGTCCTGTCCTATTGCAGAGTGCTGCCGAAACCGGCGGCGCAGATGCTGCGGCGGAAGCTGCTCAACCGCTACGGCTGGCGGACATCGCGCCCGGTCCTGTTTCTGCGGACGCTGCAACTGGCGATGATCCTGGATGACCAATTCGGTCCGGCCGTCGCCGCCTCCCGCCCGCAGCCCAAGGCAGCGGGTGAAAATGGCAGGACTTTGATTCCCCGCTGA
- a CDS encoding CoA transferase, with product MADDASANMPLSGITVLDLGQVYQGPYATMLMARAGADVIKVEPVDGEPVRRRSAVSKGAMLPLAMLNANKRGITLNLKSSEGRRLLLKLAARADVLLENFAPGVMNGLGVGWEALHAVNPRLIYASGSGFGLSGPDRETLAMDLTVQAVSGAMSVTGFPDGPPLKSGPAFVDFLSGTHLYGAVLTALFERTRTGKGRLVEVAMIETVYPALASNLSLLHGAAGAVTTRTGNRHGGLAIAPYNVYPAGDGHVAILCIKEAHWSNLLRAMGRDDLAGDPRFSTNALRVRNLEATDQVVEAWTAARTRAEIFAAIKQFRIPCAPVRDLEEVMNDPHMHERGMLERVDHPELGPVVLPTSPLRIHGAERPATVPSPLLGQHNDEIYGDMLGLTAAEIAALRRGGVI from the coding sequence ATGGCCGACGACGCATCAGCCAACATGCCGCTTTCCGGCATCACCGTGCTGGATCTGGGGCAGGTCTACCAGGGACCCTATGCGACCATGCTGATGGCGCGGGCCGGGGCAGACGTGATCAAGGTCGAGCCGGTCGACGGCGAGCCGGTGCGGCGCCGCTCGGCGGTGTCGAAGGGCGCCATGCTGCCGCTCGCCATGCTCAATGCCAACAAGCGCGGCATCACCCTCAACCTGAAATCGTCGGAAGGGCGCAGGCTGTTGTTAAAGCTGGCGGCGCGCGCCGACGTGCTTCTGGAGAACTTTGCGCCGGGCGTCATGAATGGCCTGGGCGTCGGCTGGGAAGCGCTCCATGCAGTCAATCCGCGGCTGATCTACGCCTCGGGAAGCGGCTTCGGCCTGTCCGGCCCGGACCGTGAGACGCTGGCCATGGACCTGACGGTGCAGGCAGTGTCGGGCGCCATGAGCGTCACCGGCTTTCCCGACGGCCCGCCGCTCAAGTCCGGGCCCGCCTTTGTCGACTTCCTCAGCGGCACACACCTCTACGGCGCGGTGCTGACCGCCCTGTTCGAGCGGACGCGGACCGGCAAGGGCAGGCTGGTCGAGGTGGCGATGATCGAGACCGTCTATCCGGCACTGGCCTCGAATCTGAGCCTGCTCCATGGCGCTGCGGGCGCGGTCACCACGCGCACCGGCAACCGGCATGGCGGCCTCGCCATCGCGCCATACAATGTCTATCCGGCCGGCGACGGCCACGTCGCCATCCTGTGCATCAAGGAGGCGCACTGGAGCAACCTGTTGCGTGCCATGGGGCGCGACGACCTGGCCGGCGACCCGCGCTTTTCCACCAACGCGCTGCGCGTCCGCAACCTTGAAGCGACGGACCAGGTCGTCGAGGCGTGGACGGCGGCACGGACGCGGGCGGAAATCTTCGCCGCCATCAAGCAGTTCCGCATCCCCTGCGCGCCGGTACGCGACCTGGAGGAAGTGATGAACGACCCGCACATGCACGAGCGTGGCATGCTGGAACGGGTCGATCATCCCGAACTGGGCCCTGTGGTGCTGCCGACCAGCCCGCTGCGCATCCACGGCGCCGAGCGTCCGGCGACGGTGCCGAGCCCGCTGCTGGGCCAGCACAACGACGAGATCTACGGCGACATGCTGGGCCTGACGGCGGCGGAGATCGCCGCGCTTCGCCGGGGTGGCGTCATCTGA
- a CDS encoding asparagine synthase-related protein — protein MFVAVVNCGDADKAAQYIATAMAPRDITEIPLQRGRMLLCTWAVAPARPDRGILAVVDGTAGSPEVAVPTALIDTDGIPAGLLNRISQDRSYLYLDEARSLAFLTDHIGTSRIYHVQAAGCDVFSDNLAVLARLAPEPDEDCLAFFLTNGATFMDRTLHAGLSALPVASIVTLADTGPAARRYWNFRPGQDADPDTDAVSRGLWDRIESAVAAHTAGRQIVLPLSGGHDSTTLLGILHRSGAAITAFSYVNGEPQPHSDAAVAREQARRLGVAHTTYRIDGTDTLSLIRQNLAQGLRLRGCCNEIGAYRDAAAAAREKFADPLFVFGDHLFGQRTLRLKTATDMLGGAAVKHPDTLLAYVPLLGAERVSGLQRTLAADYRRLLDAAPPFEHPDDLKDYLYSSVSATWDLLPMRVHTAGTQLPYTTPLYDIAMLDFLKHLHFSHRLDKRLFRQVCERKLPELFSQPRSRDRQGVSDVASALRRDAPAIREVSSTLDGVIPGLALPGGFDAMLDTVLASRPPPPGGPLLSRPEAFGLQFFRNLTRLQVLPLHWLQPIKRRFWNTHQILLDPAYMFRRVLHLAMGFQQLGPPIRPPEP, from the coding sequence GTGTTTGTGGCAGTCGTGAATTGCGGTGATGCCGACAAGGCCGCGCAATACATCGCCACCGCGATGGCGCCGCGAGACATCACGGAAATCCCGCTGCAACGCGGCCGCATGCTGTTGTGCACCTGGGCTGTGGCGCCAGCGAGACCGGACCGAGGCATCCTCGCCGTCGTCGACGGCACCGCCGGATCGCCGGAAGTGGCCGTGCCGACGGCGCTGATCGACACGGACGGAATTCCCGCCGGCCTGCTGAACCGGATTTCGCAGGACCGCAGCTACCTGTATCTGGACGAGGCGCGGTCTCTCGCGTTCCTGACCGATCATATCGGCACGTCGCGCATCTATCATGTGCAGGCCGCCGGCTGCGATGTCTTTTCCGACAATCTTGCCGTGTTGGCGCGGCTGGCGCCGGAACCGGACGAGGATTGTCTCGCCTTCTTCCTGACCAATGGCGCCACGTTCATGGACCGCACGCTACATGCGGGACTGAGCGCGTTGCCCGTGGCCAGCATCGTGACCCTTGCGGATACCGGACCCGCCGCGCGCCGCTACTGGAACTTCCGGCCGGGCCAGGACGCGGATCCGGACACCGACGCCGTGTCGCGCGGCCTGTGGGACCGGATCGAGTCCGCCGTCGCCGCGCACACCGCAGGACGGCAGATCGTCTTGCCGCTGTCGGGCGGCCATGATTCCACCACGCTGCTCGGCATCCTGCACCGGTCGGGCGCGGCAATCACCGCGTTCTCCTACGTCAATGGTGAACCTCAACCCCATTCCGACGCGGCCGTCGCCCGCGAACAGGCCCGCAGGCTCGGCGTCGCGCACACCACCTACCGGATTGACGGCACCGACACACTCAGCCTGATCCGGCAGAATCTGGCTCAGGGATTGCGTCTTCGAGGCTGCTGCAACGAGATCGGCGCCTATCGCGATGCGGCAGCGGCGGCGCGGGAGAAATTCGCGGACCCGCTGTTCGTATTCGGCGACCACCTTTTCGGTCAGCGTACGCTGCGGTTGAAGACGGCAACGGACATGCTGGGCGGCGCCGCCGTCAAGCATCCGGACACGTTGCTGGCCTACGTGCCGCTGCTGGGTGCGGAACGGGTTTCCGGTCTCCAGCGAACATTGGCAGCCGACTACCGCCGCCTGCTGGATGCCGCACCACCATTTGAACATCCGGACGATCTCAAGGATTATCTCTATTCGTCGGTATCGGCGACCTGGGATCTGCTTCCCATGCGCGTCCATACGGCGGGCACTCAATTGCCGTACACCACGCCGCTCTACGACATCGCCATGCTCGATTTCCTGAAGCACCTGCATTTCAGCCACCGGCTGGACAAACGATTGTTCCGGCAGGTGTGCGAACGAAAATTGCCCGAATTGTTCAGCCAGCCCCGGTCCAGAGACCGGCAAGGCGTTTCCGACGTCGCATCGGCGCTACGCCGCGACGCGCCGGCGATCCGGGAAGTGTCTTCCACGCTCGACGGCGTGATCCCCGGTCTGGCGCTGCCGGGTGGCTTCGACGCCATGCTGGACACGGTGCTGGCGTCACGGCCGCCACCGCCGGGCGGTCCGTTGCTGTCGCGTCCCGAGGCCTTCGGCCTGCAGTTCTTCCGCAACCTCACCCGGCTGCAGGTCCTGCCGCTGCACTGGCTGCAACCGATCAAGCGGCGGTTCTGGAACACCCACCAGATTCTGCTGGATCCGGCCTACATGTTCCGCAGGGTGCTGCATCTGGCCATGGGCTTCCAGCAGCTCGGTCCTCCGATTCGGCCCCCCGAACCATGA
- a CDS encoding DUF3297 family protein, with the protein MTDTLPDRLSTNPKSPHYDEDLLRRGIGIRFKGVEKHNVDEYCVSEGWIKVSVASSLDRHGNPMLVKLKGTVEAYFRDPEAEEAPSE; encoded by the coding sequence ATGACCGACACCCTTCCCGACCGCCTGTCCACCAATCCTAAGAGCCCGCATTACGACGAGGATCTCCTGCGGCGCGGCATCGGCATTCGCTTCAAGGGCGTCGAAAAGCACAACGTCGACGAGTACTGCGTGAGCGAGGGATGGATCAAGGTGAGTGTCGCCAGTTCGCTGGACCGCCACGGCAATCCCATGCTGGTCAAGCTGAAGGGCACGGTCGAAGCCTATTTTCGCGACCCGGAAGCCGAGGAAGCGCCGTCCGAATAG
- a CDS encoding N-acetyltransferase, with protein MTHRIRPATLADIPAMVRLEQISFPGDRLSVRSLRRLVREGRAICLVAEVEEHVVGDAVVLLRRGSRSARLYSVAVDPARRKAGIGTALMAEAERLAVSSGRDVMRLEVREDNVAAHRRYLATGYVTVGSKPGFYDDGAAAISMKKRLAGLPV; from the coding sequence ATGACACACCGGATCCGCCCCGCCACGCTCGCCGACATCCCGGCCATGGTGCGGCTGGAGCAGATTTCATTCCCCGGCGACCGGTTGTCGGTACGCTCATTGCGGCGTCTGGTGCGCGAGGGCCGCGCCATCTGCCTGGTCGCCGAAGTGGAGGAGCACGTGGTCGGCGACGCGGTGGTGCTGCTGCGCCGGGGCAGCCGGTCGGCGCGGCTCTACTCCGTCGCCGTCGATCCAGCCCGGCGCAAGGCGGGAATCGGCACTGCGCTGATGGCCGAGGCGGAACGGCTGGCGGTATCGTCGGGCCGTGATGTGATGCGGCTGGAGGTGCGCGAGGACAACGTGGCGGCGCATCGCCGCTACCTGGCGACCGGCTACGTGACGGTCGGCAGCAAGCCGGGTTTCTATGACGACGGCGCGGCGGCGATCTCCATGAAAAAGCGCCTCGCGGGACTACCGGTCTAG
- a CDS encoding GNAT family N-acetyltransferase, which translates to MHIRPATRDDASAIWAIIGPTIRAGETYTIEPGIAEEAGIERWLGRDRETFVALDGDQVVGTYYLRPNQQGGGSHVANCGYMTLQAAGGRGIARLMCEHSMVAARRQGFRAMQFNFVVSTNERAVALWRSLGFDIVGRLPGAFRHPALGYVDAFVMFRNL; encoded by the coding sequence ATGCATATACGGCCAGCCACCCGGGATGACGCATCCGCCATATGGGCGATCATCGGTCCCACCATCAGGGCCGGGGAAACCTACACGATTGAACCGGGCATTGCCGAGGAGGCCGGCATCGAACGGTGGCTGGGCCGCGATCGCGAAACCTTCGTCGCCCTGGACGGCGATCAGGTCGTCGGCACCTACTATCTCCGGCCCAACCAGCAAGGCGGGGGCAGCCACGTAGCGAATTGCGGCTACATGACGCTGCAGGCCGCCGGCGGCCGGGGCATCGCGCGCCTGATGTGCGAGCATTCGATGGTGGCGGCGCGGCGACAGGGCTTTCGCGCCATGCAGTTCAACTTCGTCGTCAGCACCAACGAGCGTGCCGTCGCTCTCTGGCGGTCACTGGGTTTCGATATCGTCGGGCGGTTGCCGGGCGCATTCCGCCATCCGGCGCTGGGCTATGTGGACGCCTTCGTCATGTTCAGAAACCTGTAA
- the ftsH gene encoding ATP-dependent zinc metalloprotease FtsH, which produces MENKARFHAWYWIGAIAIIMLLQYLLASAQQVATIPYSEFQELLRGGKVAEVAVSETFIRGTLNDPLAGGQSMFVTTRVAPDFADQLQQYGVRITGEIESTFVRDLVSWLVPVAFFVVIWMFLLRRMGAGAGGGLMQIGKSKAKVYVESDTGVTFDDVAGVDEAKDELKEIIDFLRSPEEYGRLGGRMPRGILLVGPPGTGKTLLAKAVAGEAKVPFFSISGSEFVEMFVGVGAARVRDLFEQARAQAPAIIFIDELDALGRARGITSLGGGNDEKEQTLNQLLSELDGFDSSTGLVLLAATNRPEILDPALLRAGRFDRQVLVDRPDRFGRVQILNVHMKKVTRAPDVDAEQVAALTPGFTGADLANLVNEAALLATRRHADAVAMEDFTQAVERIVAGLEKRNRLLNPREREIVGYHETGHALIASLLPGSDVVHKISIIPRGVGALGYTIQRPTEDRFLMTQEELENKMAVLLGGRAAEWIVYGQLSTGAADDLAKVTDIARAIVTRYGMSAKLGHVSLERERQSYLAPNEYAGGLRQQEYSDQTAAVIDGEVRRIVGEAFSRSVGLLGERRETLDTVARRLVEQETLDGDELKALIGAGLPAAAPDAAE; this is translated from the coding sequence ATGGAAAACAAGGCGCGGTTTCACGCCTGGTACTGGATCGGCGCCATTGCGATCATCATGCTGCTGCAATATCTGCTGGCGAGCGCGCAGCAGGTTGCGACCATTCCCTACAGCGAATTTCAGGAGCTTCTTCGCGGCGGGAAGGTGGCCGAGGTCGCCGTATCCGAGACGTTCATCCGCGGCACGCTGAACGATCCTCTGGCGGGCGGCCAATCCATGTTCGTCACCACGCGGGTCGCGCCGGACTTTGCCGATCAGCTCCAGCAATATGGCGTCCGCATCACCGGCGAGATCGAAAGCACCTTTGTGCGCGATCTGGTGTCCTGGCTCGTCCCTGTCGCCTTTTTCGTGGTGATCTGGATGTTTCTGCTCCGGCGGATGGGCGCCGGTGCGGGCGGCGGGCTGATGCAGATCGGCAAGAGCAAGGCCAAGGTCTATGTGGAATCCGACACCGGCGTGACATTCGACGATGTTGCGGGCGTGGATGAGGCGAAGGACGAGCTGAAGGAGATCATCGACTTCCTGAGAAGCCCCGAAGAATACGGCAGGCTGGGCGGACGCATGCCTCGCGGCATCCTGCTGGTTGGCCCGCCCGGCACCGGCAAGACCCTGCTCGCCAAGGCGGTGGCCGGCGAGGCCAAGGTGCCGTTCTTTTCCATCTCCGGCTCCGAATTCGTCGAGATGTTCGTCGGCGTCGGCGCGGCGCGGGTGCGCGACCTGTTCGAACAGGCCCGGGCCCAGGCCCCCGCGATCATCTTCATCGACGAACTGGATGCGCTGGGGCGGGCGCGCGGCATCACCTCGCTGGGCGGCGGCAATGACGAGAAGGAACAGACTCTCAACCAGCTGCTGTCGGAACTGGACGGCTTCGATTCCTCCACCGGTCTGGTGCTGCTGGCGGCAACCAACCGGCCGGAAATCCTCGATCCCGCGCTGCTTCGCGCCGGCCGGTTCGACCGGCAGGTGCTGGTGGACCGGCCGGACCGGTTCGGCCGGGTCCAGATCCTGAACGTGCACATGAAGAAGGTGACACGCGCTCCCGACGTGGACGCCGAGCAGGTCGCGGCCCTGACGCCGGGTTTCACCGGCGCCGACCTGGCCAATCTGGTCAACGAAGCCGCGCTGCTGGCTACCCGGCGGCACGCCGACGCCGTCGCCATGGAGGATTTTACCCAGGCGGTCGAGCGCATCGTGGCGGGCCTGGAGAAACGCAACCGGCTGCTCAACCCCAGGGAGCGGGAAATCGTCGGCTATCACGAGACCGGCCATGCGCTGATCGCCTCGCTGCTGCCGGGCTCTGATGTGGTTCACAAGATATCGATCATTCCCCGCGGCGTCGGCGCGCTCGGCTATACCATCCAGCGGCCGACCGAGGATCGCTTCCTGATGACCCAGGAGGAACTGGAGAACAAGATGGCTGTGCTGCTTGGCGGCAGGGCGGCCGAGTGGATTGTTTACGGCCAATTGTCGACCGGCGCCGCGGACGACCTGGCCAAGGTCACCGACATCGCGCGGGCCATCGTCACCCGCTACGGCATGTCAGCCAAGCTGGGCCATGTGTCGCTGGAACGGGAGCGCCAGTCCTATCTTGCTCCCAACGAATATGCCGGCGGGCTGCGGCAGCAGGAATATTCCGACCAGACCGCGGCCGTGATCGATGGCGAGGTGCGCCGAATCGTCGGCGAGGCGTTCAGCAGGTCGGTGGGTTTGCTCGGCGAGCGCCGTGAGACGCTCGATACCGTGGCCCGGCGCCTGGTGGAACAGGAGACGCTGGACGGCGACGAACTGAAGGCCCTGATCGGGGCCGGGCTCCCTGCCGCGGCGCCCGACGCCGCCGAATAG
- a CDS encoding RimK family protein, with amino-acid sequence MARHIIIVDSQADCEWARKAGKAVTLQQYVGSPDGLSSKSARVINLSGDLEYLDLGYYCSLLAEARGQKVVPTVETILNLSRKQLYSVQLPDLNYTLRDEIGKLSNPPQAAFTLTVYFGQTPGNRFRTFARQLFDRFRCPLLRVEVALDERWSVKTLQAIAPRALSPEEFDFFLARLEHYTRADWRAPKARPTSRFALGVLYDASAKLPPSSPETIRKFVSIGAQMGIDVETIERKDYLRLAEYDALFIRETTTLENHTFRFAQKAVFEGLPVIDDPVSILRCTNKVYLAELLQTHKVAAPRTVIVDRLNLLNAEAQLSYPLVLKIPDGSFSRGVVKVENRSDLLEHGKRLFRHSAVILAQEFMFTEFDWRVGVLNRKPLFVSQYFMSRRHWQIINHKPGGGFAEGAFKSVAVEDAPKEVVEAGVRAANLVGDGLYGVDLKQRDDGVFVIEINDNPNIDRGVEDGILKDELYKSVLADFVRRIESR; translated from the coding sequence ATGGCGCGTCATATCATCATTGTCGACTCCCAGGCCGACTGCGAATGGGCCCGGAAGGCGGGCAAGGCCGTGACCCTGCAGCAATATGTCGGATCGCCCGATGGCCTGTCGAGCAAGAGCGCGCGCGTCATCAATCTGAGCGGCGACCTGGAATATCTCGATCTGGGCTATTACTGCTCGCTGCTGGCCGAGGCGCGTGGCCAGAAGGTGGTGCCGACGGTCGAGACCATTCTCAACCTGTCGCGCAAGCAGCTCTACAGCGTCCAGCTGCCCGACCTGAACTACACCCTGCGCGACGAGATCGGGAAGCTGTCAAATCCGCCGCAGGCCGCGTTCACGCTGACGGTCTATTTCGGCCAGACCCCGGGCAACCGGTTCCGCACCTTCGCCCGCCAGTTGTTCGACCGGTTCCGGTGCCCGTTGCTGAGGGTCGAGGTGGCGCTCGACGAGCGCTGGAGCGTCAAGACGCTGCAGGCGATCGCGCCGCGCGCGCTCAGCCCCGAGGAGTTCGATTTCTTCCTGGCGCGGCTGGAGCACTATACCCGTGCCGACTGGCGCGCGCCCAAGGCGCGGCCCACGTCGCGCTTTGCGCTCGGCGTGCTGTACGACGCCTCGGCCAAGCTGCCGCCGTCCTCGCCAGAGACGATCAGGAAGTTCGTCTCCATCGGCGCCCAGATGGGCATCGACGTCGAGACCATCGAGCGCAAGGACTATCTGCGCCTCGCGGAATACGACGCCCTGTTCATCCGCGAGACCACCACGCTGGAGAATCACACCTTCCGTTTTGCCCAGAAGGCCGTGTTCGAGGGCCTGCCCGTGATCGACGATCCGGTGTCGATCCTGCGCTGTACCAACAAGGTCTACCTGGCCGAATTGCTGCAGACCCACAAGGTGGCGGCGCCCAGGACCGTCATCGTCGACCGCCTGAACCTTCTCAACGCCGAGGCGCAGCTGTCCTATCCGCTGGTGCTGAAAATTCCCGACGGCTCGTTCTCGCGCGGCGTGGTCAAGGTGGAGAACCGCTCGGACCTGCTGGAGCATGGCAAGCGCCTGTTCCGTCATTCGGCCGTGATCCTGGCCCAGGAATTCATGTTCACCGAGTTTGACTGGCGGGTCGGGGTGCTGAATCGCAAGCCGCTCTTCGTGTCGCAATACTTCATGTCGCGCCGGCACTGGCAGATCATCAACCACAAGCCGGGCGGCGGATTCGCCGAAGGCGCGTTCAAATCCGTGGCCGTCGAGGACGCGCCGAAAGAGGTCGTCGAGGCAGGCGTGCGCGCCGCCAACCTGGTCGGAGACGGCCTGTACGGCGTCGACCTGAAACAGCGTGACGACGGCGTTTTCGTCATCGAAATCAACGATAACCCCAATATTGACCGGGGCGTTGAAGACGGCATCCTGAAGGACGAATTGTACAAAAGCGTGCTTGCCGACTTCGTGCGCCGCATCGAGAGCCGATAA